In Cyanobacteria bacterium FACHB-DQ100, one DNA window encodes the following:
- a CDS encoding LCP family protein: protein MRLLFMALSLSGIAMISATAGALLAVSLASTPLMQRQLSASEASIFKKGDRFSTRMSLQLPALTRPVNILVLGTKVLTTDVSNAPENLKKLPYQALVNSFEGLTDTMLLLRFDPENKKVVVMSIPRDTRTYIANHGMTKINEANAYGGPALSAKSVSELLGGVGIDRYMTINVQGVQALVDALGGVTVHVPKDMKYQDDSQRLYINLKAGRQQLDGSKVLQLLRYRQDENGDIGRIQRQQMVMRALMEQSLNPGTVARFPSVLGVVQSHIDTNLTVEELVALVGFASQVNRSNTKMLMVPGEFSSPGEYKASYWLPDPKRINGMMAQYFNYGTSSLEAPDPAALRVAIQDSTKQAKSIQTAMTALNNAGYRNVYEGQDWNEPLSVTRIVAEWGDVSSAEAIREALGFGEVRIENTGDLRSDVTVQLGRDALQPKRSVKRPTAEQPSDKSTSKLSN, encoded by the coding sequence ATGCGGCTGTTATTTATGGCGCTTTCTCTCAGCGGAATTGCGATGATCTCAGCCACCGCAGGCGCACTTTTGGCGGTTTCTCTTGCCAGTACCCCCTTGATGCAGCGACAACTTTCCGCCTCTGAAGCCTCGATTTTTAAAAAGGGCGATCGCTTTTCGACCCGGATGAGTCTGCAACTGCCTGCCTTAACTCGTCCGGTGAACATCTTGGTTCTCGGCACAAAAGTTCTCACCACCGATGTCAGTAACGCTCCCGAAAACCTGAAGAAGCTGCCTTATCAAGCCCTAGTCAACTCCTTTGAGGGCTTAACGGATACAATGCTGCTGCTCCGGTTTGATCCGGAGAATAAAAAAGTTGTGGTGATGTCGATCCCGCGTGATACGCGCACCTACATTGCAAATCACGGCATGACCAAGATCAACGAAGCGAACGCCTATGGCGGCCCGGCGCTGAGCGCCAAATCGGTGAGTGAACTGCTTGGGGGAGTGGGGATCGATCGCTACATGACGATCAACGTCCAAGGCGTTCAGGCTTTAGTCGATGCCCTTGGGGGTGTCACCGTTCACGTCCCCAAAGATATGAAATATCAGGACGATAGCCAACGGTTGTACATCAACCTCAAAGCGGGACGACAACAGCTAGACGGCAGCAAAGTGTTGCAACTTCTGCGCTATCGTCAAGACGAGAACGGCGATATCGGACGAATTCAGCGCCAACAAATGGTGATGCGGGCATTGATGGAACAATCGCTGAATCCCGGCACAGTTGCCCGTTTTCCCAGTGTTCTGGGCGTGGTGCAATCGCACATTGATACCAATCTGACCGTTGAGGAGTTAGTTGCCTTGGTTGGATTTGCTTCGCAGGTGAATCGATCGAACACCAAAATGCTGATGGTTCCTGGCGAATTTAGCTCCCCCGGCGAGTACAAAGCAAGCTATTGGTTGCCCGATCCGAAGCGAATTAACGGGATGATGGCACAGTATTTTAATTATGGAACCTCAAGTCTAGAAGCTCCAGATCCTGCCGCGTTGAGAGTTGCAATTCAAGATAGTACGAAGCAAGCCAAGAGCATCCAGACGGCCATGACCGCCTTGAATAATGCGGGTTATCGCAATGTTTATGAAGGGCAAGACTGGAACGAGCCGTTGAGCGTGACGCGGATTGTGGCGGAATGGGGAGATGTCAGTAGCGCTGAGGCGATTCGGGAAGCGTTGGGGTTTGGAGAAGTCCGGATCGAGAATACAGGAGATTTGCGATCGGATGTGACGGTTCAGCTTGGTCGAGATGCGTTGCAGCCGAAGCGATCGGTTAAGCGTCCGACTGCTGAACAGCCTTCAGACAAGTCAACCAGTAAGCTATCGAATTAA
- a CDS encoding PIN domain-containing protein, with amino-acid sequence MSFLIYLDVCCLNRPFDDQRQERVRLEAEAVLLILERCQSKEWTLLGSEAIEAEIGQIRDPDRLAQVQTLARAATQQVLIDEFVERRVEEWVGQGFGVFDAFHLACAEVADVTALLTTDDRFLRRAVRLGEMLKVRVANPLQWLLEVTSDERE; translated from the coding sequence ATGAGCTTTCTCATTTATCTTGATGTTTGTTGTTTGAATCGTCCATTTGATGATCAACGGCAGGAACGGGTTCGGTTGGAAGCAGAGGCGGTACTGTTGATTCTGGAACGTTGTCAGAGCAAAGAATGGACATTGCTCGGAAGTGAGGCAATTGAGGCAGAAATTGGGCAGATTCGCGATCCGGATCGCTTGGCGCAAGTTCAGACATTGGCAAGGGCGGCAACGCAACAGGTATTGATCGATGAATTTGTGGAGCGGCGGGTAGAAGAATGGGTTGGGCAAGGATTTGGGGTGTTTGATGCGTTCCATTTAGCCTGTGCCGAAGTGGCAGATGTGACCGCTTTGTTAACGACTGACGATCGCTTTTTGCGGCGCGCAGTACGGTTGGGAGAAATGTTAAAAGTAAGGGTAGCGAATCCCTTGCAATGGCTTTTGGAGGTGACGAGTGATGAACGCGAATGA
- the surE gene encoding 5'/3'-nucleotidase SurE, with protein sequence MRLLISNDDGVYALGIRTLANTLAEAGHTVTVVCPDRERSATGHGLTLHDPIRVVQMDQVFHPAVRAWACSGTPSDCVKLAIWALLEEKPDFVLSGINHGSNLGTDVLYSGTVSAAMEGVIEGIPSIAFSLTSFQSQEFQPAADYACTLVQQLEKDPLSELMLLNVNVPAIERDQIRGAILTRQGVRRYTDVFEKRVDPRGKIYYWLSGELLEDVEDPDIPNEGIPTDVEANRDGYITVTPLHYNLTSPLGLKLMKDRDLSL encoded by the coding sequence ATGAGACTCCTGATCAGCAACGATGATGGTGTTTACGCGCTCGGCATTCGGACGCTGGCGAATACTCTGGCAGAGGCGGGACATACGGTGACGGTGGTGTGCCCCGATCGCGAACGATCGGCAACCGGACATGGGTTAACGCTGCATGATCCGATCCGCGTGGTGCAAATGGATCAGGTGTTTCATCCGGCGGTAAGAGCGTGGGCGTGTTCGGGGACACCCTCGGATTGTGTGAAGTTAGCGATTTGGGCATTGCTGGAGGAGAAACCGGATTTTGTGCTTTCCGGAATTAATCACGGGTCGAATTTGGGAACGGATGTGCTGTATTCGGGAACGGTTTCGGCGGCAATGGAAGGCGTGATCGAAGGGATTCCGAGTATTGCGTTTAGCCTCACCAGTTTTCAGTCGCAAGAGTTTCAGCCTGCGGCGGATTATGCCTGTACGCTGGTGCAACAGTTGGAGAAAGATCCGTTGTCTGAATTGATGCTGCTGAATGTGAATGTTCCGGCGATCGAGCGTGATCAAATTCGGGGTGCGATTCTGACTCGTCAAGGCGTGCGGCGCTATACGGATGTGTTTGAGAAGCGGGTTGATCCGCGAGGCAAGATTTACTACTGGCTTTCGGGTGAACTGCTCGAAGATGTCGAAGATCCAGACATTCCCAATGAAGGGATTCCAACAGATGTGGAGGCAAATCGCGATGGATATATCACCGTCACGCCACTGCATTACAATCTCACCTCTCCACTGGGCTTAAAGCTGATGAAAGATCGAGATCTCAGTCTCTAA
- the pheS gene encoding phenylalanine--tRNA ligase subunit alpha encodes MAAQPNELESQLDAIRQEAKSAIAETPSLDQLEQLRVKYLGKKGPIPQVLGGMGKLDPAERPRIGARANEVKEAIQIEIDQKKAALQTAAIAAQLEAETIDVTMPGVARSQGRMHPLNSTIDQVLDIFVGLGYTVAEGPEIETDYYNFEALNFLPDHPARDMQDTLFLPDGNLLRTHTSPVQIRYMEANDPPIRVAVPGRTYRRDTVDATHSAVFHQIEILAVDEGLTFTDLKGTIKVFLQELFGEVEIRFRPSFFPFTEPSAEVDVKWKGRWLEILGCGMVDPNVLKAVGYDPEVYTGFAAGFGVERLAMVLHQIDDIRRLYSSDLRFLKQF; translated from the coding sequence ATGGCGGCTCAACCGAACGAACTTGAATCACAATTAGATGCCATTCGGCAAGAAGCGAAAAGCGCGATCGCCGAAACCCCATCGCTCGATCAGCTTGAACAATTGCGGGTCAAGTATCTCGGCAAAAAAGGGCCAATTCCGCAAGTTCTTGGCGGCATGGGCAAACTCGATCCGGCAGAACGTCCCAGAATCGGGGCACGCGCCAACGAGGTAAAAGAAGCAATCCAAATCGAGATCGACCAGAAAAAAGCGGCTCTGCAAACGGCAGCGATCGCGGCGCAACTCGAAGCGGAAACGATCGATGTCACCATGCCCGGAGTGGCGCGATCGCAGGGACGGATGCACCCGTTGAACAGCACGATCGATCAAGTCCTCGATATCTTTGTAGGACTGGGCTACACCGTCGCAGAAGGCCCCGAAATCGAGACCGATTACTATAACTTCGAGGCGCTGAACTTCTTGCCGGATCACCCTGCGCGAGATATGCAAGACACACTTTTTCTGCCAGACGGCAACTTGCTGAGAACACATACGTCTCCGGTGCAGATTCGCTACATGGAAGCCAATGATCCGCCCATTCGCGTGGCAGTTCCCGGTCGAACCTATCGCCGCGATACAGTCGATGCAACTCATTCGGCAGTGTTCCACCAAATCGAGATTCTAGCCGTCGATGAAGGTCTAACCTTTACTGACCTCAAAGGAACGATCAAAGTCTTCTTACAGGAGTTGTTTGGCGAGGTCGAAATCCGGTTCCGTCCAAGTTTCTTTCCGTTCACCGAACCCTCCGCAGAAGTGGATGTGAAATGGAAAGGACGCTGGCTCGAAATCCTCGGCTGTGGCATGGTCGATCCGAATGTGCTGAAAGCCGTGGGCTACGATCCGGAAGTTTACACAGGATTCGCGGCTGGATTTGGAGTGGAGCGGCTGGCAATGGTGCTGCATCAAATCGATGATATTCGCCGTTTGTACAGCAGTGATTTGAGATTCCTCAAGCAGTTTTAA
- a CDS encoding YIP1 family protein, protein MNERATQAGIWQTIRAALTLNAQLYETAQNTPKTHRLAFTIVLLAALSRALGSAAILLLTRTTPFTFILVLLLNVLSVIVSYYIWTFTIWKIGRWLKSDAPSYRALLSPIGFAYSPQILNFLTLIPLLGSAIEIILAVWTLMAVIVAVRQALDVSTRRAALICLLCFPIIQIAIGVIQAAQQLID, encoded by the coding sequence ATGAATGAACGTGCTACTCAGGCAGGAATTTGGCAGACCATTCGTGCTGCGCTGACCTTGAATGCTCAGCTTTATGAAACGGCTCAAAATACGCCCAAAACGCATCGACTCGCTTTTACGATCGTTCTTCTCGCTGCTTTGTCTCGCGCTCTCGGCAGTGCGGCCATCCTGCTGCTGACGCGAACTACACCCTTCACTTTTATCCTGGTTTTACTGCTGAATGTTTTGAGTGTGATTGTCAGTTACTATATTTGGACGTTTACGATTTGGAAAATTGGACGGTGGCTAAAGTCCGACGCACCGAGTTATCGCGCCCTACTTAGCCCGATCGGGTTTGCCTATTCGCCGCAAATTCTCAACTTTTTGACGCTGATTCCATTGTTAGGAAGCGCGATCGAGATAATACTCGCGGTCTGGACATTGATGGCTGTGATTGTGGCAGTCCGTCAAGCGTTAGATGTTAGCACTCGTCGGGCTGCCTTGATTTGCCTGCTTTGTTTCCCGATCATTCAGATTGCGATCGGTGTAATTCAAGCGGCACAACAGCTCATTGATTAA
- the ilvB gene encoding biosynthetic-type acetolactate synthase large subunit encodes MQLQQRSAVQKVTGAFALIDSLSRHGVKHIFGYPGGAILPIYDELYRAEQAGILKHILVRHEQGAAHAADGYARATGQVGVCFATSGPGATNLVTGIATAHMDSIPMVIVTGQVPRPAIGSDAFQETDIYGITLPIVKHSYVVRDPREMARIVAEAFYIASSGRPGPVLIDVPKDVGVEQFDYVPVEPGSVRLTGYRPTVKGNPRQIGQALKLIRQAQRPLLYVGGGAIAAGAHAEIKELAERFKLPVTTTLMGLGAFDEHHPLSVGMLGMHGTAYANFAVTECDLLIAVGARFDDRVTGKLDEFASRAKVIHIDIDPAEVGKVRLPDVPIVGDVKQVLTDLLERSSEEGDPANPTQTEAWLARVDRWREDYPLVVPQYPGVLSPQEVIFEIGQQAPNAFYTTDVGQHQMWSAQFLKNSPRRWISSAGLGTMGFGMPAAMGAKVAVPDEEVICISGDSSIQMNIQELGTLAQYGINVKTVIINNGWQGMVRQWQEAFYDERYSNSNMQVGTPDFVKLAEAFGIKGMIVETREELQAAIAEMIAHPGAVLMDVRVKKDENCYPMVPSGKSNAQMMGLPERKLLERAAETIECRNCSTENVPTNKFCPNCGTKI; translated from the coding sequence GTGCAGTTGCAGCAACGATCAGCAGTCCAAAAGGTGACGGGTGCTTTTGCTTTAATCGATAGTCTTAGTCGCCACGGTGTTAAGCACATTTTCGGATATCCAGGCGGGGCAATCCTGCCCATTTACGACGAGCTTTATCGGGCTGAACAAGCTGGAATCCTCAAGCACATTCTTGTGCGTCATGAGCAGGGAGCCGCTCATGCAGCCGATGGATACGCTCGTGCAACCGGACAAGTGGGAGTTTGCTTTGCAACCTCTGGCCCTGGTGCGACCAATCTTGTCACCGGAATCGCCACGGCTCACATGGACTCGATTCCGATGGTGATTGTGACCGGACAAGTTCCGCGCCCCGCGATCGGCAGTGATGCTTTTCAAGAAACCGATATTTACGGGATTACTTTACCGATCGTCAAGCATTCCTACGTTGTGCGCGATCCGCGAGAGATGGCGCGAATCGTTGCCGAAGCGTTTTACATTGCAAGCAGTGGACGACCGGGGCCTGTGCTGATCGATGTGCCGAAAGATGTCGGTGTTGAGCAATTTGATTATGTTCCCGTTGAGCCAGGTTCGGTGCGCTTGACGGGTTATCGTCCGACGGTAAAAGGCAATCCGCGCCAAATTGGGCAGGCATTAAAGCTGATTCGGCAAGCGCAGCGTCCTTTGCTGTATGTCGGTGGTGGCGCGATCGCAGCAGGCGCACACGCAGAAATCAAAGAACTGGCAGAGCGCTTCAAGCTACCTGTCACCACAACTCTGATGGGATTGGGTGCCTTTGATGAGCATCACCCGCTCTCGGTTGGAATGCTGGGAATGCACGGCACGGCTTACGCAAACTTTGCGGTGACTGAGTGCGATTTGCTGATTGCCGTAGGAGCGCGATTCGACGATCGTGTGACTGGAAAGCTGGACGAATTCGCCTCTCGCGCCAAAGTGATTCACATCGATATCGATCCGGCAGAAGTGGGTAAAGTGCGTTTGCCAGATGTGCCGATCGTGGGTGACGTGAAGCAAGTTCTAACGGATTTGTTGGAGCGTAGCAGCGAAGAAGGTGATCCCGCGAACCCGACGCAGACCGAAGCGTGGCTTGCAAGAGTCGATCGCTGGCGCGAAGATTATCCGCTCGTTGTGCCGCAATATCCGGGGGTGCTGTCGCCGCAAGAGGTGATTTTTGAAATCGGACAGCAAGCCCCGAACGCCTTTTATACCACCGATGTAGGACAGCATCAGATGTGGTCGGCTCAATTTCTCAAGAATAGCCCCCGCCGCTGGATTTCTAGCGCAGGGCTAGGAACGATGGGCTTTGGAATGCCTGCGGCGATGGGTGCAAAAGTGGCAGTTCCAGACGAAGAAGTGATCTGTATTAGCGGTGATTCCAGCATTCAGATGAATATTCAGGAGCTTGGAACGCTGGCACAGTACGGCATCAACGTCAAAACCGTGATTATTAACAACGGTTGGCAGGGCATGGTGCGCCAATGGCAAGAAGCGTTCTACGATGAGCGCTACTCGAATTCCAATATGCAGGTGGGGACACCAGATTTTGTCAAATTGGCAGAGGCATTCGGCATCAAAGGCATGATTGTGGAGACGCGGGAAGAGTTGCAAGCTGCGATCGCCGAGATGATTGCTCACCCTGGTGCAGTGCTGATGGATGTCCGCGTGAAGAAGGATGAAAACTGCTATCCGATGGTTCCATCTGGTAAGAGCAATGCTCAAATGATGGGATTGCCTGAACGCAAACTTTTAGAGCGGGCAGCAGAAACGATCGAATGTAGGAATTGCAGTACAGAGAACGTTCCGACCAACAAGTTCTGCCCGAACTGCGGCACGAAGATCTAA
- a CDS encoding ferrochelatase, with translation MVATPEKLEHSHSHHVSSNSERVAVLLMGYGEVESYEDFANYNEQALNLLTAKFAPVPTWVYPPLAKLLAVFDLHEWGHQHGQFVSPHNAIFEQQRAGVEAALQEKWGDRVQVFKAFNFCKPFLPEQVLAEIKDQGFTKVLIYPLLVVDSIFTSGIAVEQVNKALENSVDDGEHWLKGTRYIPSFFDRPEYIDLMARLVESQIHSDLAGAYLPSQIGIVLMNHGCPHKAKGFTSGITESQALYDKVRDRLIDRYPLISVGWLNHQTPLIEWTQPNADLAARNLINLGAKAIVFMPIGFATENHETLLDVEHIIEKLHRKHSDVKYVRMPCVNDNPDFLKMVATWADPQIESLLSEQAAAVVPVHGEIHHHHDHGHHHAHDHGYHHH, from the coding sequence GTGGTCGCGACTCCAGAAAAGCTCGAACATTCTCACTCTCATCATGTATCTTCCAACTCAGAGCGGGTAGCTGTACTGCTGATGGGATATGGCGAGGTCGAAAGCTACGAAGACTTCGCAAATTACAACGAACAAGCTTTAAATCTCCTGACTGCAAAGTTTGCACCTGTCCCTACCTGGGTTTATCCACCTTTAGCAAAGCTTTTAGCAGTCTTCGATCTGCACGAGTGGGGACATCAGCACGGTCAGTTTGTTTCTCCCCATAATGCGATCTTTGAACAGCAACGTGCAGGAGTCGAAGCCGCACTGCAAGAAAAATGGGGCGATCGCGTCCAAGTTTTCAAGGCGTTTAACTTCTGTAAGCCATTCTTACCTGAACAAGTATTAGCCGAGATTAAAGATCAGGGATTCACAAAAGTTCTGATTTATCCCTTACTGGTCGTTGATTCTATTTTTACCAGTGGGATTGCCGTCGAGCAGGTGAACAAAGCTTTAGAAAATTCAGTCGATGATGGCGAACATTGGCTGAAAGGGACTCGCTATATTCCCTCATTTTTCGATCGACCCGAATATATCGACTTGATGGCGCGGTTAGTCGAATCTCAAATTCACTCTGATCTCGCTGGAGCCTATCTTCCCTCGCAGATCGGCATTGTTTTGATGAATCACGGCTGCCCCCATAAAGCAAAAGGATTCACCTCCGGCATCACCGAGAGCCAAGCGCTTTACGACAAAGTGCGCGATCGCTTGATTGATCGCTATCCGCTGATTTCAGTAGGCTGGTTGAATCACCAAACGCCGCTGATTGAATGGACGCAACCCAACGCTGATCTTGCAGCAAGAAACCTGATCAACCTCGGCGCGAAAGCGATCGTCTTTATGCCGATCGGCTTTGCCACCGAAAACCACGAAACGCTGCTAGATGTTGAACACATTATCGAGAAGCTGCATCGCAAGCACTCAGATGTGAAATATGTCAGGATGCCTTGCGTGAATGACAATCCTGACTTTCTAAAGATGGTTGCAACATGGGCAGATCCGCAGATTGAATCGCTTTTGTCTGAGCAAGCGGCAGCGGTTGTTCCCGTTCACGGAGAAATTCACCATCATCATGATCACGGGCATCACCATGCACACGATCATGGATATCACCATCATTAA
- a CDS encoding capsular biosynthesis protein, protein MHRFFIFILATVVNLIMFKPPAAAQTPGSETPDQLRQQIQQLQQRLQDWAQLDLYRQANASLLPTTMDENRAVFFGDSITQFWNLSAYFPNRPYINRGISGQTTPQMLIRFRPDVIALKPRVVIILAGTNDIAGNTGAMTLDQIQDNYASIAELARAHQIRVVFASVLPIHDYAANKISPGRPPTKIEALNQWLKGYCAAVYCSYLDYYSAMLDAQGRLRADLSDDGLHPNSKGYAVMAPLAAAAIQQALRSPSKN, encoded by the coding sequence ATGCATCGCTTCTTTATCTTCATTTTGGCGACAGTGGTCAATTTGATTATGTTCAAACCGCCCGCTGCCGCCCAGACTCCTGGGTCAGAAACCCCAGACCAACTGCGCCAACAGATTCAGCAGCTACAACAGCGTCTGCAAGATTGGGCACAGCTAGACCTTTATAGACAAGCCAACGCTAGTTTGTTACCTACCACAATGGATGAGAATCGAGCCGTGTTCTTTGGCGATTCTATTACCCAGTTTTGGAATCTCTCTGCCTATTTCCCCAATCGCCCCTATATCAACCGAGGCATTTCTGGGCAGACGACTCCTCAGATGCTGATTCGATTTCGTCCGGATGTGATTGCACTGAAGCCGCGTGTAGTCATAATTCTCGCAGGAACAAATGATATTGCGGGCAATACGGGTGCGATGACCTTGGACCAAATTCAGGATAATTATGCGTCGATCGCAGAGTTAGCAAGAGCGCATCAGATTCGCGTGGTGTTTGCGTCTGTGCTGCCGATTCATGATTATGCTGCAAACAAGATTTCGCCAGGGCGACCACCCACAAAGATTGAGGCGCTGAATCAATGGCTTAAAGGATACTGCGCTGCCGTGTATTGCTCTTATTTAGACTATTACAGCGCAATGCTAGATGCCCAAGGCAGGCTGAGAGCCGATTTGTCAGACGATGGACTGCATCCCAATTCAAAGGGTTATGCTGTTATGGCTCCGCTTGCAGCGGCGGCAATTCAGCAGGCATTGAGATCCCCTTCTAAGAATTAG
- a CDS encoding RNA polymerase sigma factor SigF: MATQSSLRSRGMELLVSYHQNPSVKLRNQLVQMNAGLVRKIAHRVSHQCAEPYEDLEQIGYLGLIRAIERFNPNQGCAFSSFAVPYIRGEMLHFLRDRAGTVKIPRRWQQLNKEGQRVREQLMEAFGRQPSDEEIADVLKVSVNEWRESKLAAKNRLPLSLDATVCQQLDSPMTLGDTLPDARYQALQVLEEDRQQLQRALNQLEDKTRQAIEYVFLHDLSRKEVAEQIGVSPMTVTRRIHRGIQQMVGLLHPQVLQTDP; the protein is encoded by the coding sequence ATGGCAACTCAATCTTCTTTACGTTCTCGCGGGATGGAATTACTGGTTTCGTATCACCAAAATCCCTCGGTGAAACTCCGCAATCAGTTGGTACAAATGAACGCAGGTTTGGTTCGTAAAATCGCTCATCGGGTAAGTCATCAATGTGCAGAACCCTACGAAGACCTTGAACAAATTGGCTACTTAGGGCTAATTCGAGCGATCGAACGCTTTAACCCAAACCAGGGTTGCGCCTTTAGCTCATTTGCGGTTCCTTATATTCGGGGTGAAATGCTGCATTTCCTCCGCGATCGAGCCGGTACGGTAAAAATTCCCCGTCGCTGGCAGCAATTAAACAAAGAAGGTCAGAGAGTTCGAGAACAACTGATGGAGGCGTTCGGGCGTCAACCGAGCGACGAAGAGATTGCAGATGTCCTGAAAGTGTCCGTCAACGAATGGCGCGAAAGCAAACTGGCGGCGAAGAACCGCTTACCGCTAAGTTTAGATGCGACGGTTTGCCAGCAGTTAGATTCGCCGATGACGCTAGGTGACACGCTGCCTGATGCCCGCTATCAAGCCTTGCAGGTGCTTGAGGAGGATCGCCAACAGTTGCAGAGGGCGCTCAACCAGCTTGAAGATAAAACGCGCCAAGCGATCGAATATGTTTTCCTGCATGATTTGTCGCGCAAAGAAGTGGCGGAACAAATCGGAGTCAGTCCGATGACGGTGACTCGTCGCATTCATCGCGGCATCCAACAAATGGTGGGATTGCTCCATCCGCAAGTGTTGCAGACTGATCCCTAA
- a CDS encoding polyphosphate kinase 2 family protein produces MKHDQFIVPPNQKIKLKDYDPAHTDGLRDKVAAQAELQTGVQKLAKYQDILYAHDSYALLILFQAMDAAGKDSTIKHVMSGINPQGCQVFSFKAPSSEDLDHDYLWRSTKALPERGRIGIFNRSYYEEVLVVRVHPELLAKQKLPKEALGKDFWEKRFKQINHFEEYLVNNGVIVLKFFLNVSKEQQKKRFLDRIEQPEKNWKFSATDAKERQHWDKYMEAYEEVFSHTSTDHAPWYIIPADHKWFTRLAVSNIIISKLKSLNLSYPEVSEQHRLELLEVKKLLESEG; encoded by the coding sequence ATGAAACACGATCAATTTATAGTGCCGCCCAATCAGAAAATTAAGCTAAAGGACTACGATCCAGCTCATACAGATGGCTTAAGAGATAAAGTAGCGGCTCAAGCCGAGCTTCAGACAGGCGTTCAGAAGCTCGCAAAATATCAAGACATTCTCTATGCTCACGATTCCTACGCCTTGTTAATTCTATTTCAAGCGATGGATGCGGCCGGAAAAGACAGCACTATTAAGCACGTCATGTCAGGGATAAATCCTCAAGGCTGCCAAGTCTTCAGCTTCAAAGCCCCTTCTTCAGAAGACTTAGATCACGATTATTTGTGGCGATCGACGAAAGCTTTACCCGAACGCGGGCGCATTGGAATTTTCAATCGCTCTTATTATGAAGAAGTTCTAGTGGTGCGGGTTCACCCAGAATTGCTAGCAAAGCAAAAGCTACCCAAAGAAGCACTAGGCAAAGATTTTTGGGAGAAGCGATTTAAGCAAATTAATCACTTTGAAGAATACTTAGTTAACAACGGAGTCATTGTTCTAAAGTTCTTCCTAAATGTCTCGAAAGAGCAGCAGAAAAAGAGATTTCTCGATCGAATTGAGCAGCCCGAAAAGAACTGGAAGTTTTCCGCCACGGATGCAAAAGAGCGGCAACATTGGGACAAGTATATGGAAGCTTACGAAGAGGTGTTCAGCCATACCAGTACAGATCATGCACCCTGGTACATCATACCAGCCGATCATAAATGGTTTACTCGTCTGGCTGTCTCCAACATCATCATCAGTAAACTCAAGTCCCTGAATTTGTCCTACCCCGAAGTCAGCGAACAGCATCGACTAGAACTACTCGAAGTCAAAAAACTTTTAGAAAGCGAAGGCTAA
- a CDS encoding phosphorylase: MSEFVSEFVSDSVHLRLLENPGVLWQRTIEQTQHALSCGALLSIPTTHEFIEQAGAKFLVRTVTNLIRKEVSDLKQKQEEIATGKPINPFLPYDRDLFVVDISDTHVCLLNKFNVADHHLLIITRAFEEQEALLTLDDFAALWACLAEVDGLAFYNAGSVAGASQRHKHLQLVPFPFVEGIRLPIDPLINAVNSADRITTIPEFPFIHAFTKLDRIDTAKQLLERYWELLEAVRIDSNQIIQSAPYNFLATREWMMIVPRSQAEYSAIAVNSLAFAGALLVRNSEQLETLKQLRPLNFLKNVAIASSSSAG; this comes from the coding sequence ATGTCTGAATTTGTGTCTGAATTTGTGTCTGACTCTGTGCATCTTCGGTTACTGGAAAATCCCGGAGTTCTGTGGCAACGCACGATCGAGCAAACGCAACACGCGCTTTCTTGTGGCGCACTCCTTTCAATTCCAACCACTCACGAATTTATCGAGCAAGCAGGCGCGAAATTTCTCGTCCGCACTGTCACCAATCTGATTCGCAAAGAAGTCTCCGACCTGAAGCAAAAACAAGAAGAGATTGCAACTGGAAAACCGATTAATCCATTTCTTCCCTACGATCGCGATTTATTTGTTGTTGATATTTCTGACACTCACGTTTGTCTTTTGAATAAATTCAACGTTGCCGATCATCACCTATTAATTATTACTCGTGCCTTTGAAGAACAAGAAGCTTTATTAACGCTGGACGATTTTGCAGCACTATGGGCATGTTTAGCCGAAGTGGATGGATTAGCGTTTTATAATGCCGGCTCAGTGGCAGGAGCAAGCCAGCGTCACAAGCATCTACAACTGGTTCCATTCCCGTTTGTTGAGGGAATTCGTTTACCGATCGACCCCTTAATTAACGCTGTAAATTCTGCCGATCGCATTACCACAATTCCCGAATTTCCCTTTATTCATGCCTTCACAAAACTTGATCGAATTGATACCGCTAAGCAACTTTTAGAACGCTATTGGGAGTTACTCGAAGCCGTAAGAATTGATTCTAATCAAATTATACAATCGGCTCCCTATAACTTTTTAGCAACGCGAGAATGGATGATGATTGTGCCACGATCACAAGCCGAATATAGTGCGATCGCGGTGAACTCTCTTGCCTTTGCAGGTGCGCTTTTAGTCCGAAACTCCGAGCAACTCGAAACGCTGAAACAATTGCGTCCGCTAAATTTTTTAAAGAACGTTGCGATCGCGTCCTCATCCTCAGCAGGCTAA